A genomic region of Solanum dulcamara chromosome 2, daSolDulc1.2, whole genome shotgun sequence contains the following coding sequences:
- the LOC129879909 gene encoding nuclear poly(A) polymerase 1-like → MSSTAYGISEPISTGGPSELDVVRNRELEKFLADAGLYESHEEAIKREEVLGRLDQIVKTWVKNVCRAKCFNDDLVHEANAKIFTFGSYRLGVHGPGADIDTLCVGPRHAMREDFFGELHRMLEEMPEIQELHPVPDAHVPVMKFKFNGVSIDLLYANVSLWVIPEDLDVSQESILQNVDDQTVRSLNGCRVTDQVLHLVPNIQSFRTALRCMRLWAKRRGVYSNVTGFLGGINWALLVARICQLYPNASPSMLVSRFFRVYSLWRWPNPVLLCPINEGSLGLAYWDPRRNFKDRQHLMPIITPAYPCMNSSYNVSTSTLRVMMEEFHRGNEICEAIEANKASWGSLFEPFPFFEAYRNYLRIDIAAESDDDMRQWKGWVESRIRLLTLKIERDTAGVLQCHPHPGEFSDKSKPFHHSYFMGLRRKQGANPQQGEQFDIRLTVEDFKRDVYAYAVWKSSMWIHVFHVRRKDLPDFVFPGGVRPAQPAKSESRSGSRSLGTAKTSPDAAFSRKRKHEEVNTGFSSKESLAMSCSDASSPGETRELKRFEADIGDTLSTTHVDNQVEVSIKSTLPVPASGAAVTETITVMQSAELTVGQQGGSHCVEDLVDDLELTNGVEHFDGANELQTEHPQPEQIVGAVTSEEKDRIGGSSHKVLQSEGLEELEPIEPALSTSIASAAFVVPQKPLIRFNFTSLRKTTEST, encoded by the exons ATGAGTAGCACTGCATATGGAATATCTGAGCCAATTTCAACTGGTGGACCATCTGAATTGGATGTTGTTAGGAACCGCGAATTGGAAAAG TTTCTTGCAGATGCAGGCTTATATGAAAGTCATGAAGAAGCCATTAAAAGGGAAGAAGTGCTAGGGAGATTAGACCAG ATTGTGAAGACTTGGGTGAAAAATGTCTGTCGTGCTAAATGCTTCAATGATGACCTGGTGCATGAGGCAAATGCAAAAATCTTCACATTTGGTTCATATCGGCTTGGT GTACATGGCCCTGGTGCTGACATAGACACTCTATGTGTAGGACCTAGACATGCGATGCGTGAG GACTTCTTTGGTGAACTTCACAGAATGCTTGAAGAGATGCCTGAAATACAAGAACTTCATCCTGTTCCTGACGCTCACGTTCCTGTTATGAAGTTCAAGTTCAATGGGGTTTCTATAGACCTTCTTTACGCGAATGTATCACTCTGGGTTATTCCTGAG GACTTGGATGTTTCGCAGGAGTCTATACTACAGAATGTGGATGATCAGACTGTTCGTAGTCTTAATGGATGCAGAGTAACGGATCAAGTTTTGCATTTAGTACCCAATATTCAG AGTTTCCGCACCGCACTGAGATGCATGAGATTGTGGGCAAAAAGACGTGGAGTTTACTCAAAT GTTACCGGATTTCTAGGTGGTATTAATTGGGCACTGCTTGTTGCTAGGATTTGCCAGCTTTATCCTAATGCATCTCCTAGCATGTTGGTCTCTCGGTTTTTCAGAGTCTACAGTTTGTGGCGCTGGCCAAACCCAGTTTTACTGTGTCCAATAAATGAAGGATCTCTTGGGCTGGCCTATTGGGATCCTCGGAGGAATTTCAAAGATAGGCAGCATCTAATGCCGATAATAACTCCAGCATATCCTTGCATGAATTCTAGTTACAATGTTTCAACAAGTACCTTGCGTGTCATGATGGAAGAATTCCATAGAGGGAATGAAATTTGTGAG GCAATAGAAGCTAACAAAGCTAGCTGGGGAAGTCTATTTGAGCCTTTCCCTTTCTTTGAAGCCTATAGAAACTACTTGCGAATAGACATAGCTGCAGAAAGTGATGATGACATGAGGCAATGGAAAGGATGGGTTGAATCTAGGATACGCCTGCTTACTCTAAAG ATTGAGAGAGACACTGCTGGTGTACTTCAATGTCATCCACATCCGGGTGAATTCTCAGATAAATCTAAGCCATTTCACCATTCTTATTTTATGGGATTGCGGAGAAAACAAGGTGCTAATCCTCAACAAGGTGAACAATTTGATATAAGGTTGACAGTTGAAGATTTTAAGCGAGATGTATATGCATATGCTGTTTGGAAATCTAGCATGTGGATTCATGTGTTTCATGTAAGACGAAAAGATCTCCCTGACTTTGTCTTCCCGGGAGGTGTACGTCCTGCTCAGCCTGCAAAAAGTGAAAGTCGTTCAGGTTCAAGATCACTTGGTACTGCTAAAACATCTCCTGATGCTGCTTTTAGCAGAAAGAGAAAACATGAAGAAGTTAACACAGGTTTTAGCTCAAAAGAGTCCCTGGCCATGAGTTGCAGTGATGCCAGCTCACCAGGTGAAACTAGAGAGTTGAAACGCTTTGAAGCTGATATTGGTGATACCTTGAGTACTACACATGTTGATAACCAAGTTGAAGTTTCTATCAAAAGCACATTGCCTGTGCCTGCATCAGGTGCAGCTGTAACAGAGACAATAACAGTCATGCAATCTGCAGAATTGACTGTGGGCCAGCAAGGTGGATCTCATTGTGTTGAAGATCTTGTGGATGATCTGGAGTTGACAAATGGAGTTGAGCATTTTGATGGAGCTAATGAGCTGCAGACAGAACACCCTCAACCAGAGCAAATTGTTGGGGCAGTAACATCAGAGGAAAAGGACAGAATTGGTGGTTCTAGCCATAAGGTCCTACAAAGCGAGggcttggaagaacttgag CCGATTGAGCCAGCACTGTCCACCAGCATTGCATCTGCTGCATTTGTGGTTCCTCAGAAGCCTCTCATTAG GTTCAATTTTACTTCTTTGCGGAAAACAACTGAGAGCACATGA